GACGGAAAACCAAGAACTGCTCTTAGCGCGAGTAAGGAAGCAACGCTAATAAGTCAGCATCACGCTAAAACCATGTAATGCTATCGTTAGCATGCAGGCGTACCGTCATAGCAATAGAAGCTAACTACTCTATCACAAGCTAATGCTATGGTTTGCATGCAgaagcattagcattagccacGTGGAGGACGTCGGAAAGCCATGTTTAATGTGGGAACGTTTTTCCAAGAAATAAACAGCTTGGTTAAAAGTTTGAGCCAAAACTAAGTTTAGTGAAACTCTAGAGGCGGGAGTTTCAACAACATCTGCGTTTTTGCGCTGGTTTAGAGGCGTTGTGGCAGAGGCTttcagagagaaaagagaggacaGCTGGAGGGAACAGGCATCTATGTGGATACCCACGTTTCCATGGAGACCACTGGGGAGTTGGGGTCCTGACTCTTACCTTCTCCAGCTGGGGTCGGGGGGCAGGGACAGGTAGGCGGGGTTATACGCTGcgttgtccatctgagcatgcGATTGGTCAAGGCAACAACAGCAGGAAGTGATCACATCAAACTCAATTTAAAATCAATCATGTAATTTGGGACATTTACATCTAATTGACATATTCTTTATCAAAATGGTGTCAAATATCTATAACTCATTAGTAAGCAATGAACCGTGACCCTGGTATGCAAAACAGAGAGCCCAAGTTGGCTCCTGAACCTCAGGTTGGGCACCATGGGCTCCGTGTTCCGCAGCAGCCGATTGGCTGACTAAAGGATACTTGTCGGTTGCGGTACGGTCGTACCGGGGACACGAAGTGGCGGTCCCGCTGCACCCGCTCCACCAGACCATGGTGTCGGGTGGAGCGACTGGACTCCAGGGTGGAGGAGAACGAGCCCtgggagagaaacacacacacagagagagagagagagagagagagagagagagagagagagagagagagagagagagagagagagagagagagagagagagagagagagagagagagagagagagagagagagagagagagagagagagagagagagagagagagagagagggagagagggagagagagagagagagagagagagaggatagcgggagagaggggtgagggagagacccagagagttAAATAGAAGCCGAGGAAAGGGGAagaaggacacagagagagatagccAGTGAAGTAGAAAGTAAACGAGAAAGAGAAGAGTTATTGATAAGATGAGGCACCTCTGTTGTTATCCACATACATTGTCCATGAAAgcctatgccccccccccccccatgtcaatagctgagaggggggggtctctgggaggggtggggtctGGTACCTGGAAGTCCTGGTGGTTCCGTCCGATCTGGTTGACGTCAGGCAGGGAGCCGCCGTAATACGGTCCCTGGTTTCTGGCCAGGCGCTTCTGGGCCTGGAGCTGAGCAGAGGGGATGGATGAAGGAATGAATGAAGGAAGggatgaattaattaattaatcaatacATGGAGAAATAAGAAACAGACGATGATACATGATCAATGAGGCAATGATGGAACGAATATTGTAAACCACTTGAACTCCACAATTCCAACCAATCAAGACACACAGTTGATTTTGGTCTCTCCAAATATGTTAAAAACATATCTTATCTCttctgctctcacacacacacacacacacacacacacacacacacacacaacaccccccccccccccacacacacccacacccctccTGGTTGCTATTAGCTGATTGGATCGCATTGCTGCAGTAAAACACACTCGGCCTGCATGCCTCCCAGCTGGCATGTGTTTGCGCGTGGTGGGTGTGTCCGTGTTTATTGCCCTATTCATTTCATAAATACAACGTATTGTGCCTCTATTAATAGAGCCGCAAGAACTACACGTTGGAATTTCCATTGTACCGAGGTGCCTTGGACGACGCATTATTAAAACCAGcccaaacaccacaacaccagcTCTATGTTGAAGTGTGTGATTATAACGACTGACTGATTAAACAGGCCAGGGCCGATGTCATGTACACATAACATGACCATTAAGTGTACGCTcaatatattatagtattaaaAAACCGCTATACAGTAGTGGACGATGGCTTGATACAACACAGCCGTACACAGAACACTGACGCGATAAAATAATATTGTTGAAAAGATAAATACGGACATTGATGCAGTATCGGAAGTAAATCATACTTCACAGTGCCCAAGTGAAGGTCCCGTTTACACCCCGAAAACATGTCTGGAACGTGTCTGTCTATAATGagtttttctgtgtgtctgggtgcctTGGAAGGGTCTGAATAGAATTCCGTGAGGAGACACAATTtacagggtgggaggggggagaccccAGTGAATAGAGGTACGAAAGAGGgttggtgacacacacacacacacacactggctgggACTTGTATTTTGTGGCCAACTCTTCAATGAATCTGCCGCTTCTACCCAACATCTAGCACGAGACATTTAATCTGGAACTTTTCACCCCTTAGTGATATCGAAAGAACATTTGTTTTATGTGGTTGTTTTAAACAAGCAGACAAACCTCGCTCCAGATTGGCATGCCAAACGTGGGAGGCCGGGCCTAGCCCAGCAGAGGAATCCGAATCAAACAAGTCCAAATTAACAGCTACATAGAACTGATTTGAGGCGTCAGTGACTTAATGGTTAGTTATAAAGGTCATAACCGCCACCTTTACATTCCCGCAGAGAGTCAGGGACCCCACTTTCTCTTAAACATGGAACACATCCGCATCCAATTAAAGATGTAACTCGTGTAATCATAATACATTAGGTATAATAAAGGTTATTATGGAGTTATGGGCAGGTCAACTCTCTGAAGTATAAGATGTCATAACATTCAACGTGTGTGTGATAAATCAACTCCATGTAACCCCATCTAACTCTTAGAACTGCTCCTCTCCAAAAGTGACTTCATCCAGAGGGACCCACAGTGAACCCAGACGGTCCTGGTTAGCCTTCCGATGAGGACACACATCGATGCTGCTGGGGTTGATAAAGACTAAAGGCTGTCTAACCAGGCTAGCTCTGAACTTAACCCAAACACGTCCACCAAAGTCACTTAGTTTACCACACAAACCTCCACCAAAACACCTTAACATCTCCGTCCCTGTCAGCTCCCTAAAAAGTCCTCGGTAGGAGAGCTGTTCGTGCGGACCGATGACTTTAATCTACATTACGCGGAGCACTTGGAGGCTAGCGCTGGAAGCGCGGATGACAGCAGACCGTAAACAAGCCAGGCTAGTAGCCGCTAGTTAGCCGCTAGTTAGCACTAGCCGGCTAACAGCGGAGAGGAAACGGGACAAGCTGACTTTTATCCACCCCGTGGTTATTCACTAAACTCCGGGCCGACGTCAGAGGAGCTGCCGGCTGTTAGAATACCCGCACACCGCCATGTAGGGGCCGTTATTCGGGGTTACAAAACTCCCGAGGCCTCCGCTCCCACTAAgcggctctcctcctcctcctcctgccgtcTCAGAGTGCGCCTTACCCGGGTGGAGGAGATGTCCATCATGACCTCCTGGAAGGCGGCCGTCTCCTCTGCTTGGCGCTGTGTGTGGAGCGCTATCTTCTCGCTGAACTTTCGGGGGTTGGAAGCCCCGGACCCAGCACCCGGAGCGGAGCCGGGACCGGGTCCGCAACCGCCTGCACCCGACGCAGACATCTTTACCGAGCGGACGGGGACGGCTTGACGTAGTGGAGCGGTTCTCCCACTGTCGGACTGCGCGGTGACAGCGGGGACagcagcgccccctgcaggccatgGAGGGGCCTGCTGAACTGTTATAAACTATTATCATGACATCCAGGGTTGTGTATTGGGTTTTATGTTAAACCAGACTGAGGGGATGATCCACGGGATATAACAAGTGTCCAAAGTTTAATAGTGTCGAAATAAATATACATTCATTGAATTACAAAAGAGTTGAGGACAAAAGATCCTAAATTAACTGCAGTCATTAGACTTTTTCATTTCATATTCATACTCATCTCATACAAACTGGTTCATGAATTGGCCAGTTCTTTGGGCACAGAGACAACGGAAttgattaaaatacatttttaaaacgtATATTTGGTGTTGGACAAATGTCATCACCAAGTGAAGGCCAGTAACTTGCAGGGTGTTTCTCAAACAGCCAAGTGATTGTGTGGCTCAGCAGCAGTGGCCTTCTGGATGCTCTCAGTGAAAGCTTCTCCTCAAACGCAGGAGGTGAAGGGCATATTCAGAATCTTTATCGTACCACAAGACAGCCAAGTCGAGTTGCTGTTagaatgtgttttctttttttgttgtatgCTGAGACCACAGAACCCACAGTTTGGTCCACACCCGCTTTCGACTCGGAGAGGAAATTGTGAAACAGTGAGGACTTGTCTGGCACTGTGTTTGAGATGTTTAGTAACGTCGTCATTAAGGTCCGGATGAGGAGACCCCATTTTGTTGAAGGCAACGCATCAAGGAAATAACTATCGAAAGTGTCGACTGTCACCTGACAGGAAACGTAAGTGATATCAGTATCGTGATAGAAGAGTTCAAGATCTACTGGGAATGATCTTATTGTAACTGATTtacatattcatatatatattcaaatgtaGTCCAGAGGTTTTTCACTGGAATGCAGAAGTGATCTTTCTGATTTCATCAGAATTTTCTAGTGTTGTGGTCATTTCTTTTGCCATGAATTTTACAACTTATTACAAAACAAATGATAAAACCATGAATCAGGCTCGGCAGGGAGCAACAACATGCTGTCTAGTTCGATTATCAGCCGATTGAATCGCACCACGGCGTATGCATGCCGTCGCCTGCAACCGTCCCAACAGGAAACGCACGTCTCGTccttcctgtccctctctcggCGGTCCGACCGCGGCTACAGCTGGATGAAGAGGGCACCGGTCACCACGGAGAAGCCCAGCAGCAGCGCGCCCACCCTGGCCAGCCGGTCGCGGCCGGAGATCAGCTCGTGGGGCAGGATCTCGAGGAAGGTGATGTAGAGGAAGGTGCCGGCGGCCACGCCCTCCAGGGTGGAGCGGGCCATCAGGTGCTGCGGCGAGGCCCGCGTCTCCgtcagcagcagccccagcccGACGCCCAGCGGGGACGTGGCGGCGAAGAGCAGCACGCCGCTGGCCACCACGGGCCGCCGCAGCCGCGCCTGCACCAGCTTCAGGGATAGGCTGAAGGAGACGACGCTCTTGTGGAGGAGCAGCGCCGCGCAGACCTCCACCACCCGGGCGCCTCCCCCCAGCAGGCCCACCGCCAGCCCCTCGAACACCGAGTGCAGCGACAGCGAGAACACCAGGATGAAGGCCCGGAGCGCCGAGCGCGAGGTGACGTCCACCTGGAGGtggccgcccccctccccctcctccccctggtggCAGTGGGAGTGGCTGCGATCCATCGACGCGCGCGATTTGATGTTGGCGTCGACCAATAGGGAGCGGCGGTCCTCGGAGGCGGGGGCGGGTCCCGGGTCTTTGAAGGCGAGGACGATCTGCTCCAGGACCAGCACCAGGAAGAAGCCCATGGCCATGATGAACTCTGGCAGGGGGAACTTGGACTGCGGGCGGGAGGGGTGtagggtcaagggtcagaggtcagggcagACAAGAAACTAAATATAGTGGGGTCAGAGAGAGGAAGTAGAAATGTGGAAGTAGAACcccctgagagggagagagagagagagagagagagagagagagagagagagagagagagagagagagagagagagagagagagagagagagagagagagagagagagagagagcacagcaacagagagtgagagaatatGGTTCATGACTTCGTGCTAAAGTTAGGTTTATGTGGATCACTGCGTTCTTAGTTTTTGTACTTTGAGTAGAGGATATAAGTACTAGTGCACAGCTCTGAGGAGACCACAGGATGTGTGAAAGGATGTCGGCTCCGCGATTAAGGGCAAAGATATCATCTCTGaagaattacacacacacacacacacacacacacacacacaca
Above is a genomic segment from Gadus morhua chromosome 6, gadMor3.0, whole genome shotgun sequence containing:
- the LOC115545120 gene encoding zinc transporter ZIP1, giving the protein MVPRGGGSPSDPALGGERAGWGGTPAGVPGVELRLGALGVLLLSSLLFGFLAFCVVRRAGGLGLHPERQRRWLGLLSCFACGVFLATCLLDLLPDYLEGMTQACNTAGLKSKFPLPEFIMAMGFFLVLVLEQIVLAFKDPGPAPASEDRRSLLVDANIKSRASMDRSHSHCHQGEEGEGGGHLQVDVTSRSALRAFILVFSLSLHSVFEGLAVGLLGGGARVVEVCAALLLHKSVVSFSLSLKLVQARLRRPVVASGVLLFAATSPLGVGLGLLLTETRASPQHLMARSTLEGVAAGTFLYITFLEILPHELISGRDRLARVGALLLGFSVVTGALFIQL